The Deltaproteobacteria bacterium genome contains a region encoding:
- a CDS encoding amidohydrolase, which yields MTPPPVSPELILLNGKFHTMDARLPEAQAVAIYHGQILAVGDDDTIGAMAGASTQKIDLDGRLGLPGMLDAHFHFYEWARIRKQLYLADVASLAVCLDRIHAAASDKKPGEWIVGQGFNESDWPENRIPTRRDLDKAAPDHPVIIWRCDLHLAVANTRALDLAGVGRETPDPPEGLIQRDTHGEPSGILRELAINLVKESIPPMTEEAMLQAMQEGMQELHSLGVTGLHDVRLMGGAEGADALRAWLKLDESERLRLRAWVTLPGERIDEAVGLGLRTGFGNNRLRLGHLKYFADGGMGARTAWMIAPYVDAGSGMPLTPIDALEPAVAQADDAGLAVMIHAVGDRTNRELARMFERLAKRKKQSTGGNKIWNANIPHRVEHLQMSRRTDLKTLADLQIAGCVQPHNLILDINMIDQCVGEKGRHAYAFRNMLDAGVQLMFSSDCPVADPNPLAGIHAAVTRQRADGSPAGGWYPNQRVMVDQAIRAYTLTPAIASGAHHYLGSLSCGKCADIVVLDQDIYRVASEDILDTGIFLTIFDGDIVFSSGKGTGRV from the coding sequence ATGACCCCACCGCCCGTCTCACCCGAACTGATTTTACTGAACGGAAAATTTCACACCATGGATGCCCGCCTGCCTGAAGCCCAGGCCGTCGCCATTTATCATGGGCAAATTCTGGCCGTCGGTGACGACGACACCATCGGCGCCATGGCCGGGGCCTCGACCCAAAAGATCGATCTGGATGGGCGTCTGGGCCTTCCCGGCATGCTCGACGCCCATTTTCACTTTTATGAATGGGCGCGGATACGGAAACAGCTGTACCTGGCGGATGTCGCCTCCCTTGCCGTGTGCCTGGACCGCATCCATGCAGCCGCAAGCGACAAAAAGCCCGGCGAATGGATCGTGGGTCAGGGTTTCAACGAGTCCGACTGGCCCGAAAACAGAATACCGACACGCAGGGATCTGGACAAAGCCGCACCGGATCATCCCGTGATTATCTGGCGCTGCGACCTGCACCTGGCAGTGGCCAACACGAGGGCCCTGGACCTGGCCGGTGTCGGCAGGGAGACCCCCGATCCTCCGGAAGGCCTGATCCAGAGGGATACCCACGGCGAACCCTCGGGTATCCTGCGTGAGCTCGCGATCAATCTCGTCAAGGAATCCATCCCCCCCATGACCGAAGAAGCGATGCTGCAGGCCATGCAGGAAGGCATGCAGGAACTCCACTCCCTGGGGGTGACCGGCCTGCACGACGTGCGCCTGATGGGCGGCGCGGAGGGTGCCGACGCACTCCGCGCCTGGTTAAAACTGGATGAAAGCGAACGGCTGCGCCTGCGAGCCTGGGTCACGCTTCCCGGAGAGCGCATCGATGAAGCGGTGGGCCTCGGCTTGAGAACGGGTTTTGGCAACAACCGCCTGCGCCTGGGCCACCTCAAATATTTTGCTGACGGGGGCATGGGCGCCCGCACGGCCTGGATGATCGCCCCCTACGTCGACGCTGGCTCGGGTATGCCGCTGACACCCATCGACGCCCTGGAACCGGCGGTGGCCCAGGCCGACGACGCCGGCCTGGCAGTCATGATCCACGCCGTCGGAGACCGCACCAACCGGGAATTGGCCCGCATGTTCGAAAGGCTTGCAAAGCGGAAAAAGCAATCCACCGGCGGCAATAAGATCTGGAATGCGAATATTCCCCATCGTGTCGAACATCTTCAGATGAGCCGCCGAACGGACCTGAAAACATTAGCCGATCTGCAAATTGCCGGGTGTGTGCAACCCCACAATCTGATCCTGGACATCAACATGATCGATCAGTGCGTGGGCGAAAAAGGCCGGCATGCATACGCCTTTCGCAATATGCTCGATGCCGGGGTTCAACTCATGTTCAGCTCGGATTGCCCGGTTGCGGATCCGAATCCCCTGGCGGGGATCCATGCCGCCGTCACACGACAGCGGGCGGACGGATCACCCGCGGGCGGCTGGTATCCGAACCAGCGGGTAATGGTCGACCAGGCGATCCGTGCGTACACGCTCACGCCGGCGATCGCCAGCGGAGCACACCACTATCTGGGCAGCCTATCCTGCGGCAAATGCGCCGACATCGTGGTATTGGACCAGGATATCTACCGTGTCGCCTCCGAAGACATCCTGGATACAGGCATCTTTTTAACCATTTTCGACGGCGACATCGTGTTTTCATCCGGGAAAGGCACCGGCCGGGTCTGA
- a CDS encoding proline racemase family protein has protein sequence MDFKHLVTSLKSSHPARITTIDSHTAGEPTRLIVGGIGAVPGKTMREKRQYFMAHHDNVRRQLTWEPRGHRGMFAACLTEPVTAGAHFGLIYMDPRRYPYLCGHGTMGAVMTLIEAGFIPVEGDEMPVVVDTPSGVMETRAFIKNGRVESVAIGMVPSFVHEDRARLELQGYGPLTVATVCVGGFFVMVSTEQLGLSLDPANASRLTALGMQLIDAANEQLVVRHPARPEVTTVDVAEIYDPSSDGRLMGRSLVVYGERHMDRSPCGTGTTAKITLLHHQGKIGLEDTFTNTSPLGTTFKGRIVKELTIGGTPAIVAEIRGSAHITGVHEFIVEPQDPFQEGYLI, from the coding sequence ATGGACTTCAAACATCTCGTCACATCGTTGAAAAGCAGCCATCCTGCACGCATCACCACCATCGACTCCCACACGGCGGGGGAACCCACGCGCCTGATCGTCGGCGGGATAGGCGCCGTCCCGGGAAAGACCATGCGTGAAAAACGGCAGTACTTCATGGCGCATCACGACAACGTCCGCCGGCAGCTCACCTGGGAACCCCGTGGGCATCGGGGTATGTTCGCGGCCTGTCTGACGGAGCCGGTCACCGCAGGGGCTCATTTCGGCCTCATCTACATGGACCCGCGCCGCTACCCCTACCTGTGCGGTCACGGCACCATGGGCGCCGTCATGACACTGATAGAAGCGGGCTTCATTCCCGTCGAAGGCGATGAAATGCCGGTCGTTGTGGATACGCCCTCCGGTGTCATGGAGACCCGGGCCTTCATTAAAAACGGCCGTGTTGAATCGGTTGCCATCGGCATGGTGCCCTCTTTTGTGCATGAAGATCGGGCCAGGCTGGAACTGCAGGGCTACGGTCCGCTGACGGTAGCCACGGTATGCGTCGGCGGTTTTTTCGTCATGGTTTCAACCGAACAGTTGGGACTGAGCCTCGACCCTGCCAACGCGTCCCGGCTGACGGCATTGGGGATGCAACTCATCGACGCCGCCAACGAACAGCTGGTGGTCCGCCATCCGGCACGACCGGAGGTCACCACTGTCGATGTGGCCGAGATCTACGATCCCTCCTCCGATGGGCGGCTGATGGGTAGAAGTTTGGTGGTTTACGGAGAACGGCACATGGACCGCTCTCCGTGCGGCACGGGTACGACCGCCAAAATAACCCTGCTCCATCATCAGGGGAAAATAGGTCTCGAGGACACCTTTACCAATACGAGCCCCCTGGGAACGACGTTCAAGGGCCGGATCGTCAAGGAGCTCACCATAGGAGGCACCCCGGCGATCGTTGCCGAAATAAGGGGCAGTGCCCACATAACCGGTGTGCACGAATTCATCGTCGAGCCACAGGACCCGTTTCAGGAAGGATACCTGATATGA